The following nucleotide sequence is from Syntrophobacterales bacterium.
CTTATTTGAATGTCCGGAGAAACGACATTCACACCGAGATTGTTTATCGTTCGGCCTGTCGCTTGCTGGAGAGCGAACCTGGCGATCCCTCGATAATCATACCAGCGGTAATCTGCCATGATATCGGCTGGAGTCAGGTACCCGAAGAGCTGCACTTGAAGGCATTCGGGCCCAACTCTGATCCGGCGTTGACCCGTCTGCACGAGATTGCAGGGGCAAAACTCGCCCGGGACATTTTACTGGCAATCGCGTATGAACCCAAGAAGTCTGTAGAAATTATTGCCATCATTGAAGGTCATGACACCCGTTCTACAGCCCTTTCCGCCAGCGACAAGATCGTCAAGGATGCCGATAAGCTGTTTCGTTTTGATAAAAGCGGGATGGAAATTGACGCCAACCGTTTTCAAATAAAAATAACCAATCATGCCAATTGGCTGGAGCAGCAGATTGAAAAGTGGTTTTTCACCGAGACCGGGAAAAAGCTCGCCCAGGAAGCGCTTGCCCGGTTTAGACAGCAGAGGCATTAAAATCCGGACTATTCATACCACGAACTGATCTCTGTAAGCGGCTCACGCTCCGTTTTATAGAGGTTTATAGGCGAGGTCTCGTCCGCGTAACCGAGCGCAATGGCAAGAAGTATCTCTTTTTCCTTGGGAATGCTGAGGACATCGGCAATTTCGTCGGCATAGGAGGTGACAAGCCCGATGGGACACGTCGCCAGCCCTTTTGCCTGCGCCGCCAAGAGCAGATACGCTACGCCAAGACCCACATCCAGATACCTGAGTCGGGGAAATAATTTATCCATGGTGACAATAATTGCGATGGGTGCGCCATAAAAGGAGCAGCTCCCCTGCTCGATAAAGCTGTCAAACTCCCTCCCCAACGCTGCAATAAGTGGTTTCAACCCCCGGGATGCGCCCCGCGACCGCCTTGCATAACGCTCCGGGAGGGGGTTTGCCGTGCCGGGTCCGCAGGAAACCTTTTGTTCCTCATGCGCCTTTAAGAGCCGTCGGGTAAGACGTTCCTTCTCTTCGCCATAGGTCACGACAAACTCCCAGGGCTGAAGGTTGATGGCGGAGGGGGCAAGGCGTGCGTACGCAAGCAATTCTTCTACCTCTGCCCGGGAAACCGGTTTATCCAGAAAAACCCGGGCGCTTCTTCTTTGCTTCATGCAGGCAAGCAAATCCATACTTTCATCCTTTTTTCGAACAACCGAGGCAATTGCAAAACTCCCCATTCTTGTCATTCCCGCAACGATTCTGAGCGGGAAAACGAAGTTTAATGTTCATAATCTGGTTCTAACTGCTTGAAAAAACCATATTCCCGATAGAGACATTGTGTACATTAAGCTCCGCTTTCGGGAATGACAAATGGTTTTGCAATTGGCTCAACCGGAAAAACGTTCACCATGAACGGTTTGACCTTAATTTTAAATCATAGTAGTACAGAAACCGGCCAAGAACAAGAGTCTTTTAAAATGCGAGGATATTCAAAATGGAAAGAGCCCTGATCTGGTTTAAGTGCGCCGCCCTGCATGACCCCGTGCGGCCGGTGATGAAAAAACCGGCCCTTATCGGCTGGGAAGCCAAAAAGCGCGATGTTCAACTGGTCATCGAACGGCCCTTCCGGGGCGATGAACTGCTCCTCCGGATGAAAGGCTGGTTCACCGCGGATGTGGAAAACGCGATCGCCATTTTCAAGCAATATGGCAGCCTCCGGGTGCTCAATGACTACGACCTGGTTATAGAGGCAAAAAACATGGCCGAACTGGACGCTCTTTCCCGAAAATTGCAGGAAGCATTCGGCGAAGAAGTATGGGTCGAACATATCGCCAAAGAGCGGCTGGAATGAAAAGGCTGAATCAGTCATTTCCTCCCTTGAGTAGTTCCGGGTAACGCAGCGGCGGGCTATTTGTTGAGCGACGATGAAACAACCTATCCGAAATTTGACGGCAATGCCTTGGCGACAACAAACAAGTTCAACAATTTTCATGACGGAAACATAACGGCCTCAATGCCGCTCAAGCTCATGAAATATGTAACGGTAACACCTATTGTTGCTTATGTATTTCCTCTTTCCCGCGATGCGAGAAATGAAATGAAGGGTTTCGGACTGAAGGGAACAGCGACCAACGCCGAGCGGGACAGCTCCTTCCTTTACGGAGGGGTATCGGCGAGCTTTTCCTTCTGAAAAGACGGCCATAAAATGATGGCAGCAAAAGGATCGGCATAATGGAAAAAAACGGTCCCTCCTGCGGTTGCGGCAATACACCTCAGGAGGGACCGATATAAACCCCGCTTACAAATTTTCAGCGGGTGATGTTCCCGACCACCGGATGGTGATTAGTAGTTTTCAGCCAAAACCTCAAAATGGGCCTGGGGATGCTGACAAGCAGGGCAGATTTTGGGGGGCGTCTTACCCTCAAAAATATAACCGCAATTCCGGCAGTGCCATCTCACGGCTTCCTCCTTGCGGAAGGCCTTCCCGGATTCGACATTCGCCAAGAGCTTGCGATAGCGTTCTTCGTGAAATTTTTCGACCTTTCCAATCTGTTCAAAGGAGCGGGCAACTTCCGCAAAGCCCTCTTTTTTTGCCGTTTTGGCGAAGTCGGCATAGATTGCGCTCCACTCCATTCTTTCTCCATCGGCCGCCGCGGCGAGATTCTCTTTTGTTGTGCCTACCATTCCCGCCGGATAGGCAGCGGTAATCTCCACATCGCCGCCCTGCAGGAGCTTGAAAAATACCTTGGCGTGCTCCTTTTCATTATCAGCCGTCTCCGTAAAAAAGGCCGCTATCTGCTCGAAACCTTCCTTCTTCGCCGCGCTGCTGAAGTAGGTGTAACGGTTTCTCGCCTGCGACTCACCTGCAAATGCCGTCAGTAAATTCTTTTCCGTTTGCGATCCCTTGAATTCCTTAGCCATTTTATACCTCCTGATTGTTAAATGATGACAAACTGTTTTTTCTGCCGCCCGCTTGCGCCGCACCTTTTTTGGGGCTGGCAAAATCGGCTTTCTCGACCTTCTCTCATATAAGCCCATTCAGGTCAAGCCAACAAATTTTCAGTTTTGACTATAATGCGGCGGGATCGAAGGCGCAAGCGACAAACCGGCCGTCATGGCTTAAGCTTATATCGGCAAAAAGACGGCTGCCTCTAAAAGCTATGAACGGGGCCCACGGCCTCCGTTCTTCTTTGGCAACGGACAAATCACCGACCGAACAGCCAATACGTCGGGAGATTTCTTCCAGCAGGACTTTTCTTGCAAAGCGGGGCGGATCGGCATTGTTGGCATCAACCTGCTCGACCCGGAAAATGATTCTGGCCAAATCATCCACTGTTCCGGCGACAATTGCATGAACCATCTCCGCATCAATAAAGATACTTACCGGCAGTTCACCGAGGGGCGTAACAACCTTGCCTGTCAGGGGGGAATCAGCTAACTCGCCGGCGTCAGCTATAATAACAGGATATTTTTTCGGGATGGAACAGACCGTCGGAGCGCCGCGGCTTACCGCCTTGTAGGCGGCCTCTTTTGCGGCCCAGAGCGCCCAGAGAATGCTGTCCGGCCGGTCGGAGTTGGCGATTAACGATAATTCACGGGGATTGAAAACACGGCGGCAGAAACGCTTGTCGCTGCTTTTGCCGATATTGTCCGGCTCGGCCAGATCGACGATGTCATTGCCGACGGGAGGCAAAGTACTGCTCCTCCAGCAAAGCAAGGCGTTCGACTATCTGCCGCGCGTAGTCCCTCTGCACGCGCAGCCCTCCCCCCTCACGGCGCTCGGGGACGAAGGCCTCCAGCAACATCGTGAAACGCTCTTTCTGAACCGGCATCGATCCGTAATTTTCCTGATGGTCGCCGCGCAGATAGACTATCAATACACGAGTTTCTTTCTGCTCATCAACAAGCCGACCCACGCCATAGGAAAAATTCTCCCGGTCAACCCGGCCGTGTCGTGACCTTGTCCCCTCCGGGAAGATAACCAGCCGCTGCTTCCAATTGAACACCTGAAGGCATTTATCGAGCAGTCGCTGCACCTCTTCCCGGCTCCCACCCCGGTCAACCGGGATGCATTTGAGCAGGTAACACAAAACCACAAGAAAGGTATTCTTGTAAAAGTTCTTTATTTCCGGCAAGTTCCAGGGAATTTGCCGGAAATGAAGAATATGATCGGAAAGCGATAAAAGGCCATAGGTTAACACCAGCGAATCAATCATCGTCAGGTGATTGGGGCAGACAAGCCATGGCCCCTCGTGTTCGCGAGTCAAGCTTTTGACTTGCTGGCGAACCTGCTTTAAATCGCGGATACTGTACCCTCTCAACTTGACGAAGAGAAAGCAAAGCGGCGCCGTCACGACGACGGCGATCCCGCCCAGAAATTGCTGTAAGGACAGTTTACGACGATCCGTTTTCGTTATCATGACCTTAAATTAGGCAGCCTTCTGATAAATAAGCTCAACCGCGTCGCCGATCGTCGTAATCCGGTCTGCGTCGTCATCCTCGATCGTGGTGCCGAAAACATCCTCGCACTTGATGATGATATCGACCAATCGCGCCGAATTTACCTTCAAATCCTTGATGATATGAGTTTCCGGCGTTGCCTTTTCCAAGAGCGACTGATCCTTTACATATCCCTTCAAGATATCGATAACCTTCTGTGTAATCTGTTCTTTTCCCATTTTTAAATCCTCCTTGAAATAATTGATTTTAAATTAGACTATTCTTCCCATTTTTTGAAAATCAGACAACTGTTTACATCGCCAAAGCCGAAACCGGCCTTGATGGCAATCTTCAAATCCGGCGCATCAACGGCCGCATGCGGGATGCTGCCTTCCCAGGGGGCAATCAGGGGATGAACATCCTCGCAATTGATGGAAGGATGGATAAAGCCGTCCCGCAACTGCAGTACTACCCCGACGCATTCGATCGCGCCAGTTGCCCCCAGACAGTGCCCGATCATCGACTTTGTCGAGTTGATCATCGGAAAATTTTCCGGACCTCGGCCCAGTGCCGCCGACCAGTTCTTCACCTCTCCCGGATCGGCAGAGGTTGCCGTCAGATGGCCGTTGATCAGGTCGATCTGCTCGGAAGCAATCCCCGCGTCGGCAATCGCCCCTTTTATGCAGCGGACAACCCCCTCCGGATTAGGGGCCGTTATGGTTCCACCGTTCCGATGGCCGCCGCAGTTCACCATTCCGCCCAGAACCTCGGCATAAATGCGCGCCCCGCGCGCCAAAGCCGCCTCCAATTCCTCCAAGAGCAAAAATGCCCCTCCCGCTCCCGGCACAAAACCGGCGGCGGTGGCGCTCATCGGGCGCGACGCCTCCTGCGGCCGATCATTAAACTTGCGGCAAATGACCTTCATCGCGTCGAATCCCGCCCAGATATACGGTGAAGCCCCCTCCGAACCTCCGGCCAGCATGCGCGTCGCCAAACCGTTTCTGATCCGGGCAACCCCCTCGATAATCGCCTCATTGCCGGTGCTGCATGCCGAGGAGTTCGAGGTAACCTGATTTCCCAAAGCAAGCAGGCCGGCGATCCGGGCGCTCGTGGCGCTGTTCATAACCTGCTCGACAACCCGGCTTCCCATACGACGGCATTTGCCGTCGTTAACCAGCGGCACCAAAGTGCCGGCAATCGTGTCCATGCCGCCGATGCCTGATCCGGCAATGACTCCGGCATCCCAATTCACCCGGTCTTCATCAGCCGCAGGGACGCTGAAACCAGCGTCCTTCCAGGCATCGATCGCCGCGACTGCGGCAAACCCGATATTGTCGTTAATCGACATCAACTCTTCGCTGTCAAAATAACTGTCTCTGATCTTGTCAAAGCCTTCCGGCGCTCCGCCAACCTGACAGCCGAAGTTCAACTCCGCCATCCTGGGGACAAAACGGATGCCCGACCGGCCCTCCCTAAGGGCGTCGGCAAATGCGTCGAGACCGTAACCGTTTGGCGCCACCACCCCCATCCCCGTAACAACAACCCTGCGTCTCATCAAACCCTCTCCTCGCAACATCTCTTGATCATGCAGAACCGTGACAAAAAACGCGACTGCATGGATTTATCCTTTAGTGAAAAAGCTCCATATTTATTTGCCATCTGCATCTGCCACGGACGCAATGAAGCGCGTCCCTCCATTGACTCTTTATCTGGCAAACTTTTCCCGCGGCACCGCCCGGCCGGTAAGAAATCCGGAACAGATAGCCGCGCCGTCCTGCCTCGTCATGGCGCACTCAGACTTGAGCTGATTCCCGCGGAAGTATGACTTCATAGCGGAAACGATGACCGTCTCGCCGGGACGAACAACATAATTGAACTCCACCCCGTCGGCGAAGGTAAAAAGCGCTATCATATCATCCAGACCATTTTCCCCTTTTTTCTGCATCATCTGCAGATAAATGCCAAACGCGACAACCCCTGTCTGGGCCATTGTCTCAATCAGGATAACCCCGGGCGTTACCGGAAAGCCGGGGAAATGGCCCTGATAAAAATACTCATCCTCGCCAAACCGGTAAGCCCCGACAATATGCTCCTCGTCAAGTTCCCGGATTTCCGAGATAAACCGAAAAGGACGCTGTTGGGGCACCATTTCCAGAATGCGATTCCGTAATGCAGCATCAGCCTCCATACATTCCTCCGTTCACATGGATAACCGTGCCGGTTATGTAGGATGCGGAGGCTGCCAAAAACCCGACGACCTGGGCCACCTCTTCCGGTCGTCCCATCCGGCCGAGCGGAATGCCTGCCAGAATTCCCTCCCGGACTTCCTCGGGCAGGCGCTCGGTCATATCCGTATCGATGAACCCGGGGGCAACCGAATTGACCAGAATCTCTCGTCCTTTAAGTTCCCGGCAAAGCGATTTCGTCAGGGCGTCGAGCGCCGCCTTTTCCATCGCGTAGGGAATCTGACCGGCGTTCCCGGTGTGGCCGACGACGCTTGAAATGTTAATGATCCGGCCGCTGTTGGCGCGCAGCATGTACTGGCGCAAAATGCGTTTTGTCAGGTACCAGGCGCCCCGCGCCGCTGCGCGCTGCTGGTCAAACTGCTCGATTTTCATCCGCAGCATGTCGATATCGATTGCGACCCCGGCATTGTTGACAAGAACGTCAACTCGGGCTGTTTCACTTTTCAGGCCTTCCAGCATCTGGTCAATCTGTGCGATATCGGCCAGATCGACCGGCAATAAAAATCCGTCGCCTATCCCCTCGAGCAGGCCTTCCGCCGCCTCCTTGCTGGAACGAAAGCAAATCCCCACCCGAAAGCCCCTTCCGGCGAGTTCGCGCACACAGGCGGCCCCGATTCCCTTTGCGCCCCCCGTTACAATTGCAACCTTTTTTTCGTCTGTCATTCCCCTCACCTGCTATTGACTGTTCGCCGCCTGACGGCTGGCACGGATTGCATATTCGTTACTTCCCCAGCTTGCCGCCGACTGAATTTGCCGAGCGGAGCGGGTAGTCCTGGTATGCTATATTTTTGAAGACACCGGAACGGGCCCCCTGCACCTCGGCGATCTCTTCCCCGTCCACAAAGATCCTCCCTTCGCCGACCGCAATTGTTGCTCCCGATTCCTTGAGATGCGTCAAACGCCTCACCTCGACCTCGTATCTAACTATGCTATTATATGGACGTATCTGGCCGCTGAAGGCAACCTCCCCGCACCCGAGCGCCCTGCCCGAGCCCAAGGCCCCGCGCCAGACGCAATAGAATCCGAGAAGCTGCCAGATGGCATCAACCCCGAGGCATCCGGGCTGCACCGGGTCGCCCGGCATGTGACACTGAAAATACCACGCATCCAGATGAATATCCTGCTCGGCAACGATTGATCCCTTCGAACCGTCCGCGGCAATCTCTATAATCCGGTCCAGCATCAGAAACGGCGGCGCCGGGAGACGGGCCAGAAAAGACTCCGGCGGATTGTCAACCAGCTTACCGTAGGCAAAGGCAATTATCTGCTCCTTATTAAAATTCCCGCTCTGCTGAAATTCCTCGTAGGTCATTGTTGCACCCTGTTATCATCAACTTCCAATAGCAACTGAACCGTGGTCAGGCCCGCCCCGACGAGGCAAATTCCCACATGGTCGCCATCCTTTAATTCATCCCAGTGGGCGCTCAGTACCGCCGGCGCCCCCGCGCAGCCGGTATTCCCCAATGAATCCACGTTATACCAGTGATTTTCGTCGGCTATCTTTGCCCGCTCGCAGACGGTGCGGAGGGCCAGCATATTCGCCTGATGACCGATAAAAAGGAAACGCCCCCCTTTTCCTTCGGTAAAATCCATGAATTTTCTGACGGAATCCGTCATGCTGCGGATGGCGAATCCCTGAACGACGTGTCCGTCCTGACGGAAATGGCCATTGACGATCATGACTTTCTCCCAAGCCGAGGTCTTCGTCATGCAATCCGATTCGATGAAGGCCAGCCTCGAAGGAACCGTTCCCGACAAAACAGCGGCCGTGGTTCCATCGCCGAAAAGAACGCAGTTGGACCGGTCGCTGAAATCCATCGCCCGGGTGATGTTCTCCGGCTGCACAATGAGGACATAAGGTGGAAGCCGCTCCGGCGCCATTCTGTTTAAAAAATCCACGTGCATCCCGAAGCTCGTGCAAGCCGAGTTCAGATCAAAACACGCAGCTTCGATACCCAGCGTGGCGGCAATGACCGCCGCATCCGCCGGCGTCGAATAGGAAGGGGCGCAGCAGCCGGAGATAACCAACCCGATATCTTCAGGTTTTATTCCGGCTCGTTCCAGCGCCGTTTGGGCCGCAAAAGACGCCGTCTCGGCGTTGGTGTAAAGGCTGGCTTCGTTCGCTGCCCGCGGATCCTTGTTTTTCGTCCGGGTTATATAGTCAAGGGAAAGAACCGTGCGCCGTTCCCGAATCCCTACCCGCTCCATTATCCACGCATCATCCGTTCCAATGTCGAGCTCCTCAAAAAAGCGGTTGCTCATTACGTTTTCCGGATGAAAATGGCCAATTCCGTGCAGATAAAGCATTAAATCAGCTCCCTGCCGATAATCATGTTCTGAACCTCGCGGGTGCCTTCATAAATATCGATGATCTGGGCATCCCTGAGCAGCTTGGATATCTCATACTCGGCCATGAAACCATAACCGCCGTGGAGGTGCAAACCTTCCGTGGCGCAGAAGATTGCCGCCTCGGCAGCCATGTTTTTGGCAAGCGAGGCATACATCCCCTGCTCGGACGAACCATCCTTGATCATGAACGCCGCCTTCATCAGGGCCATATCGGCAAGCTCAACCTTTTTCCACATCGCGACGAGTGTTTCCCGGGCTACCGGCATATCGCAAATCCGCTGACCAAACTGGCGGCGCTCCTTGGTATAGGCAAGGGTCACATCCAAGGCACGCTTGGCCAGACCCACCCCGATTGCCGCCACCATCGGCCGGGCATAGTCCAGAACATCGGTTATGTACTGAAACCCCAGACGCCGATCGCCGATTATCTGCTCATCATCGAGGATCACGTCCTCGAAGGTGACCGTCGCCGTATTGGAGAGACGCTGTCCCAGCTTGTCCTCCGGCTTCCCCGTCACGATCCTGCCTCCGCCGGGAAGCGGAATCTCGCGGGAGGAGTGGGAATCGAGCTCCGCTGTTTCCGGTTCGAGCGAAAGAGAAGGAATGACCACGCAGGCCATAAACGGAGAGGCAGGCTTCCCCACCTTGCAAAAAACGGTAAACTGCGAGGCGAAGGAGGCATTGGTGATAAAGCATTTGGCGCCATTCAGGATGTACTTCCCGTCCTTGCCCTTGCGCATGACGGTGGTCATGCTCGAGTTGTCGGAACCGGCATTCGGCTCAGTCAGACAGAATGAAGCCAGAATCGCTTCATTGGCAAAGGGGGAAAGAAATCGTTCCTGCTGCTCCTCATTGCCATGCAGGGCGATCACGATATTGGCCAGATCGTTGCACATGGTCGAAGTGGCAATGCCGCTGTCGCCATAGGAAAGCTCCCGGATAATCAACGCCGAGGCGATCGCATCCACCCCATAACCCTTGATGTCCTCCGGGATGGAAAGATTCATGACGCCGAGTTCCCACGCCTTGCGGATAATTTCAAACGGAAAGACATGCCCCTTTTCGAGATTGAGAACATGGGGTGTAATTTCCCGCGCCACGAAACGCCGCACTGTATCGAGATACTGTTTCTGTTCTTCATTAAGATTGAAATCCATTTGAACCTCTTTCCTTAATCCGTAATTTAAGCGGCCCATGCAGAGACGCGCCTCGGCCCAGGGGCTTCGCGCGCTTTAGTGCATATTGCATGCCATATTCAGACAAAGAACAAACTTAAATTTTACTGACTGAAACACTCTTAATATTCGTCATTTACCATTGCGAGTAAGCCTCTGCAAACTCGTAACTATTCGATGATGCATAATATTGCCCGTAACTGCGCCCATTACCCGAACGGGACGAGCAAAGATTCAAGGATCTCTAAAGCAAGATTATGGATTTATTGGCAAGATTGTCTTCAATGATCGGAAAGGCAGGAGAAAATGAGGGAATCTTCGAAAATATCCATACCCTCGAGGCAATTGCAAAACTCTCACATTCTGTCATTCCCGCAATGATTTTTAGCGGGAAAACGAAGTTTAATGTTCATAATTTGGTTCTAACTGCTTGAAAAACCGTATTCCCGATAGAAGCATTGTGTACATTAAGCTCCGCTTTCGGGAATGACAAATAGTTTTGCAATTGGCTCCCTCAATAAAAATACCGGGATAATCAAAGGCTCTCTGAAATCATAATTCAGTTATATCGTGGCTTTATGGCTTATGGATTTCATCATGGCATCAGGATGGGAAAGCCGTGCAAAGATTTTCATAGAGACTTGCCGTTCGCGGTGCGTAGAATGCGTCCGCGGCAGTGCGAAGCAATCTACGCAGGCAAGGGAGAAAAACTAAGGAACGACTCTTAGCCCCGCGGCATGCTGGAGGGTACAGATTAATTCCGCTGAGTCCAGATGGCCGTCTCCGTTTACATCCGCGGCAAGCGTCATGCTTACGTCTGGATTGGAAAGTCGGGTGAGCGCCCTCAGCAGGAGGACGGAATCGGCGAGATCGACGACTCCATTGTCATTCACATCGCAGGGAATCACATAATTATTGATCTGGATGGAAACGGTATCCGTACCCTTTGCATTGCCGGCATCCGTCACCTCCAATTGGAAGGTCAGCAGAGTACCCGCCGCCTGGACCAAAGGCGCCGTGAAGGTCGGCTTCACTGCGGCCGAATCAGAAAGCGTCACCGCCTCCCCACTAATTTGAGTCCAAAAATACACAAGACTGACATCATCCACGTCTGCCGATGCGGAGCCGTCCAGGGTCACTGCCTTTCCTTCCCTGATCGACTGGTCCGGACCAGCGTCAGCCACCGGCGAATCGTTCACCGCAGCCACGTTCACTGTCACCGTAGCGGTGTTGGAAAGGTGCCCATCTTTATCCTTCACAGTATAGGTAAAACTATCCGCACCCCAGTAGTTCAATGCGGGGGTGTAGCGAATTTTTCCGTCCGACTGAACCACGGCGCTCCCGTGGGCG
It contains:
- a CDS encoding 4'-phosphopantetheinyl transferase superfamily protein yields the protein MPPVGNDIVDLAEPDNIGKSSDKRFCRRVFNPRELSLIANSDRPDSILWALWAAKEAAYKAVSRGAPTVCSIPKKYPVIIADAGELADSPLTGKVVTPLGELPVSIFIDAEMVHAIVAGTVDDLARIIFRVEQVDANNADPPRFARKVLLEEISRRIGCSVGDLSVAKEERRPWAPFIAFRGSRLFADISLSHDGRFVACAFDPAAL
- a CDS encoding beta-hydroxyacyl-ACP dehydratase → MEADAALRNRILEMVPQQRPFRFISEIRELDEEHIVGAYRFGEDEYFYQGHFPGFPVTPGVILIETMAQTGVVAFGIYLQMMQKKGENGLDDMIALFTFADGVEFNYVVRPGETVIVSAMKSYFRGNQLKSECAMTRQDGAAICSGFLTGRAVPREKFAR
- a CDS encoding rubrerythrin family protein; the encoded protein is MAKEFKGSQTEKNLLTAFAGESQARNRYTYFSSAAKKEGFEQIAAFFTETADNEKEHAKVFFKLLQGGDVEITAAYPAGMVGTTKENLAAAADGERMEWSAIYADFAKTAKKEGFAEVARSFEQIGKVEKFHEERYRKLLANVESGKAFRKEEAVRWHCRNCGYIFEGKTPPKICPACQHPQAHFEVLAENY
- the fabA gene encoding bifunctional 3-hydroxydecanoyl-ACP dehydratase/trans-2-decenoyl-ACP isomerase; its protein translation is MTYEEFQQSGNFNKEQIIAFAYGKLVDNPPESFLARLPAPPFLMLDRIIEIAADGSKGSIVAEQDIHLDAWYFQCHMPGDPVQPGCLGVDAIWQLLGFYCVWRGALGSGRALGCGEVAFSGQIRPYNSIVRYEVEVRRLTHLKESGATIAVGEGRIFVDGEEIAEVQGARSGVFKNIAYQDYPLRSANSVGGKLGK
- a CDS encoding 3-oxoacyl-ACP reductase FabG, which encodes MTDEKKVAIVTGGAKGIGAACVRELAGRGFRVGICFRSSKEAAEGLLEGIGDGFLLPVDLADIAQIDQMLEGLKSETARVDVLVNNAGVAIDIDMLRMKIEQFDQQRAAARGAWYLTKRILRQYMLRANSGRIINISSVVGHTGNAGQIPYAMEKAALDALTKSLCRELKGREILVNSVAPGFIDTDMTERLPEEVREGILAGIPLGRMGRPEEVAQVVGFLAASASYITGTVIHVNGGMYGG
- a CDS encoding 1-acyl-sn-glycerol-3-phosphate acyltransferase, whose amino-acid sequence is MITKTDRRKLSLQQFLGGIAVVVTAPLCFLFVKLRGYSIRDLKQVRQQVKSLTREHEGPWLVCPNHLTMIDSLVLTYGLLSLSDHILHFRQIPWNLPEIKNFYKNTFLVVLCYLLKCIPVDRGGSREEVQRLLDKCLQVFNWKQRLVIFPEGTRSRHGRVDRENFSYGVGRLVDEQKETRVLIVYLRGDHQENYGSMPVQKERFTMLLEAFVPERREGGGLRVQRDYARQIVERLALLEEQYFASRRQ
- a CDS encoding HD domain-containing protein — encoded protein: MHADYTHIFKLAQPYLNVRRNDIHTEIVYRSACRLLESEPGDPSIIIPAVICHDIGWSQVPEELHLKAFGPNSDPALTRLHEIAGAKLARDILLAIAYEPKKSVEIIAIIEGHDTRSTALSASDKIVKDADKLFRFDKSGMEIDANRFQIKITNHANWLEQQIEKWFFTETGKKLAQEALARFRQQRH
- a CDS encoding acyl-CoA dehydrogenase family protein, producing MDFNLNEEQKQYLDTVRRFVAREITPHVLNLEKGHVFPFEIIRKAWELGVMNLSIPEDIKGYGVDAIASALIIRELSYGDSGIATSTMCNDLANIVIALHGNEEQQERFLSPFANEAILASFCLTEPNAGSDNSSMTTVMRKGKDGKYILNGAKCFITNASFASQFTVFCKVGKPASPFMACVVIPSLSLEPETAELDSHSSREIPLPGGGRIVTGKPEDKLGQRLSNTATVTFEDVILDDEQIIGDRRLGFQYITDVLDYARPMVAAIGVGLAKRALDVTLAYTKERRQFGQRICDMPVARETLVAMWKKVELADMALMKAAFMIKDGSSEQGMYASLAKNMAAEAAIFCATEGLHLHGGYGFMAEYEISKLLRDAQIIDIYEGTREVQNMIIGRELI
- a CDS encoding beta-ketoacyl-[acyl-carrier-protein] synthase family protein, encoding MRRRVVVTGMGVVAPNGYGLDAFADALREGRSGIRFVPRMAELNFGCQVGGAPEGFDKIRDSYFDSEELMSINDNIGFAAVAAIDAWKDAGFSVPAADEDRVNWDAGVIAGSGIGGMDTIAGTLVPLVNDGKCRRMGSRVVEQVMNSATSARIAGLLALGNQVTSNSSACSTGNEAIIEGVARIRNGLATRMLAGGSEGASPYIWAGFDAMKVICRKFNDRPQEASRPMSATAAGFVPGAGGAFLLLEELEAALARGARIYAEVLGGMVNCGGHRNGGTITAPNPEGVVRCIKGAIADAGIASEQIDLINGHLTATSADPGEVKNWSAALGRGPENFPMINSTKSMIGHCLGATGAIECVGVVLQLRDGFIHPSINCEDVHPLIAPWEGSIPHAAVDAPDLKIAIKAGFGFGDVNSCLIFKKWEE
- a CDS encoding acyl carrier protein; this encodes MGKEQITQKVIDILKGYVKDQSLLEKATPETHIIKDLKVNSARLVDIIIKCEDVFGTTIEDDDADRITTIGDAVELIYQKAA
- a CDS encoding ketoacyl-ACP synthase III, with the protein product MLYLHGIGHFHPENVMSNRFFEELDIGTDDAWIMERVGIRERRTVLSLDYITRTKNKDPRAANEASLYTNAETASFAAQTALERAGIKPEDIGLVISGCCAPSYSTPADAAVIAATLGIEAACFDLNSACTSFGMHVDFLNRMAPERLPPYVLIVQPENITRAMDFSDRSNCVLFGDGTTAAVLSGTVPSRLAFIESDCMTKTSAWEKVMIVNGHFRQDGHVVQGFAIRSMTDSVRKFMDFTEGKGGRFLFIGHQANMLALRTVCERAKIADENHWYNVDSLGNTGCAGAPAVLSAHWDELKDGDHVGICLVGAGLTTVQLLLEVDDNRVQQ
- a CDS encoding nitroreductase, producing the protein MGSFAIASVVRKKDESMDLLACMKQRRSARVFLDKPVSRAEVEELLAYARLAPSAINLQPWEFVVTYGEEKERLTRRLLKAHEEQKVSCGPGTANPLPERYARRSRGASRGLKPLIAALGREFDSFIEQGSCSFYGAPIAIIVTMDKLFPRLRYLDVGLGVAYLLLAAQAKGLATCPIGLVTSYADEIADVLSIPKEKEILLAIALGYADETSPINLYKTEREPLTEISSWYE